A window of Streptomyces armeniacus contains these coding sequences:
- the dut gene encoding dUTP diphosphatase, with amino-acid sequence MTDPVRAPVDVLLRRLDPEVPVPAYAHPGDAGCDLVTTEAAELAPGERAVLPTGLAIALPDGYAAFVHPRSGLAARCGVSMVNAPGTVDAGYRGEIKVIVVNLDPRETVRFERFDRIAQLVVQQVEKVRFHEVAELPGSARAAGGFGSTGGHADRPSGRQNDFVAVGSDQDSDLRGQ; translated from the coding sequence GTGACCGATCCCGTACGCGCTCCCGTCGACGTACTCCTGCGGCGCCTCGATCCCGAGGTGCCGGTGCCCGCGTACGCGCACCCCGGCGACGCCGGGTGCGACCTCGTGACCACCGAGGCCGCCGAGCTGGCGCCTGGTGAGCGGGCCGTGCTGCCGACCGGGCTGGCGATCGCGCTGCCGGACGGGTACGCGGCCTTCGTGCACCCCCGTTCCGGGCTGGCGGCCCGGTGCGGCGTCTCCATGGTGAATGCGCCCGGAACGGTGGACGCCGGGTACCGTGGGGAGATCAAGGTGATCGTGGTGAATCTCGATCCGCGCGAGACCGTGCGGTTCGAGCGGTTCGACCGGATCGCCCAACTCGTCGTCCAGCAGGTCGAGAAGGTGCGCTTCCACGAGGTGGCGGAGCTGCCCGGCTCGGCGCGGGCCGCGGGGGGCTTCGGTTCGACGGGGGGCCACGCGGACCGTCCCTCGGGACGGCAGAATGATTTCGTTGCGGTCGGTTCTGACCAGGACTCCGATCTGAGAGGACAGTGA
- a CDS encoding DUF3710 domain-containing protein — protein MFGRRRKKSEEPEGASDEFETEGSDNEEPEADGSAEDEVSDAEATRVKLPPAPRPDGPWDISEVSDPSTGRVDLGGLYVPGVEGMELRVEVAGDAIVAATIVLQDSAVQLQAFAAPRREGIWEEVRAEVAAGITKQGGVIDEVEGPLGWELRAQVPVQLPDGKHGVQVVRFVGVDGPRWFLRGVISGQGAVQPEAAGLLEQIFRDTVIVRGDGPMAPRDPITLKLPDDAQMVPDGVQQESVEEGSRFAGGIDKLQRGPEITEVR, from the coding sequence GTGTTCGGACGTCGTCGTAAGAAGAGCGAAGAGCCTGAGGGCGCCTCGGACGAGTTCGAGACGGAAGGGTCCGATAACGAGGAGCCGGAGGCCGACGGCTCCGCCGAGGACGAGGTGTCCGACGCCGAGGCGACCCGCGTGAAGCTGCCGCCGGCGCCGCGCCCCGACGGGCCCTGGGACATCAGCGAGGTGAGCGACCCGAGCACCGGCCGGGTCGACCTCGGCGGGCTGTACGTGCCGGGCGTGGAGGGCATGGAGCTGCGGGTGGAGGTCGCGGGCGACGCGATCGTCGCCGCCACGATCGTGCTGCAGGACAGCGCCGTCCAGCTGCAGGCGTTCGCCGCGCCGCGGCGCGAGGGCATCTGGGAAGAGGTACGCGCGGAGGTCGCGGCCGGGATCACCAAGCAGGGCGGTGTGATCGACGAGGTCGAGGGCCCGCTCGGCTGGGAGCTGCGCGCGCAGGTCCCCGTACAGCTGCCGGACGGCAAGCACGGCGTGCAGGTCGTCCGCTTCGTGGGCGTGGACGGGCCGCGCTGGTTCCTGCGCGGGGTGATCTCCGGGCAGGGCGCGGTCCAGCCGGAGGCGGCGGGGCTGCTGGAGCAGATCTTCCGCGACACGGTGATCGTGCGCGGCGACGGGCCGATGGCCCCCCGCGACCCGATCACGCTGAAGCTCCCCGACGACGCGCAGATGGTGCCGGACGGCGTCCAGCAGGAGTCCGTCGAGGAGGGCTCGCGCTTCGCGGGCGGCATCGACAAGCTCCAGCGCGGCCCGGAGATCACCGAGGTCCGCTGA
- the dhaM gene encoding dihydroxyacetone kinase phosphoryl donor subunit DhaM, with protein sequence MTSSVGIVLVSHSADLALGLRGVAQQIGSDTVPVVAAGGTDDGRIGTSYDLVLEAVRQADQGAGVLVLPDLGSSVLTTRTVLDDHPRDDVRIVDAPFVEGTVAAVVTAAGGADLDTVAHAAEEARHVRKL encoded by the coding sequence ATGACCAGTTCAGTCGGCATCGTACTCGTGTCCCACAGCGCCGATCTCGCGCTCGGGCTGCGCGGGGTCGCCCAGCAGATCGGTTCGGACACCGTTCCCGTCGTGGCCGCCGGAGGCACCGACGACGGCCGGATCGGGACGAGTTACGACCTCGTGCTGGAGGCCGTACGCCAGGCCGACCAGGGCGCGGGCGTACTCGTGCTGCCGGACCTCGGCAGCTCCGTGCTCACCACCCGCACCGTCCTGGACGACCACCCGCGGGACGACGTGCGGATCGTCGACGCGCCGTTCGTGGAAGGCACCGTCGCGGCGGTGGTCACCGCGGCGGGCGGCGCCGACCTGGACACCGTTGCCCACGCCGCCGAGGAGGCCCGCCATGTCCGCAAGCTCTGA
- a CDS encoding alpha-ketoacid dehydrogenase subunit beta, with the protein MSTVDAAAPGGTDTDPGAAAARKPVSMAQAINRALRDAMAADPAVHVMGEDVGALGGVFRVTDGLVREFGEDRCTDTPLAEAGILGTAVGMAMYGLRPVVEMQFDAFAYPSFEQLISHVARMRNRTRGALPMPVTIRVPYGGGIGGVEHHSDSSEAYYAATPGLHVVTPATVADAYGLLRAAVASDDPVVFLEPKRLYWAKEEWSPEAPEEVPGIGRAVVRRRGGSATLITYGPSLPVCLAAAEAAREEGRHLEVVDLRSLVPFDEETVAASVRRTGRAVVVHESAGFGGPGGEIAARVTERCFHFLEAPVLRVAGFDIPYPPPMLERHHLPGVERVLDAVARLQWESGWTMSGDGGGDGGTEGGEGGGK; encoded by the coding sequence ATGAGCACCGTCGACGCGGCCGCCCCCGGCGGCACGGACACGGACCCGGGCGCGGCGGCCGCGCGCAAGCCCGTCTCGATGGCGCAGGCCATCAACCGCGCGCTGCGCGACGCCATGGCCGCGGACCCCGCCGTACACGTCATGGGCGAGGACGTCGGCGCACTCGGCGGCGTCTTCCGGGTGACCGACGGGCTGGTACGTGAATTCGGCGAGGACCGCTGTACGGACACGCCGCTGGCCGAGGCCGGAATCCTCGGTACGGCGGTCGGCATGGCGATGTACGGGCTGCGGCCGGTCGTGGAGATGCAGTTCGACGCCTTCGCGTACCCGTCGTTCGAGCAGCTGATCTCGCACGTGGCGCGGATGCGGAACCGTACGCGCGGCGCGCTCCCGATGCCGGTCACGATTCGCGTCCCGTACGGAGGCGGAATCGGCGGTGTGGAGCACCACAGCGACTCGTCCGAGGCGTACTACGCGGCGACGCCCGGCCTGCACGTCGTCACGCCCGCGACGGTCGCGGACGCGTACGGGCTGTTGCGCGCCGCCGTCGCCTCCGACGACCCGGTCGTCTTCCTGGAGCCCAAGCGGCTGTACTGGGCGAAAGAGGAATGGTCACCGGAAGCCCCCGAGGAGGTTCCGGGCATCGGCCGCGCGGTGGTACGCCGGCGGGGCGGCTCGGCGACGCTGATCACGTACGGGCCGTCGCTGCCCGTCTGCCTGGCGGCGGCCGAGGCCGCCCGCGAGGAGGGCCGGCACCTGGAGGTCGTCGACCTGCGCTCGCTGGTGCCGTTCGACGAGGAGACGGTCGCGGCGTCCGTACGGCGCACGGGCCGCGCCGTCGTCGTCCACGAGTCGGCGGGCTTCGGCGGGCCCGGCGGGGAGATCGCGGCCCGGGTCACCGAGCGCTGCTTCCACTTTCTGGAGGCGCCGGTGCTGCGCGTCGCGGGCTTCGACATCCCGTACCCGCCGCCGATGCTGGAGCGGCACCACCTGCCGGGCGTGGAACGCGTTCTGGACGCGGTCGCGCGGCTGCAGTGGGAGAGTGGCTGGACGATGTCCGGCGATGGCGGCGGCGACGGCGGTACCGAAGGCGGCGAAGGCGGCGGTAAGTGA
- a CDS encoding biotin/lipoyl-containing protein, whose amino-acid sequence MAEVREFTLPDLGEGLTEATIVRWMVAVGDVVGVDQPVVEVETAKALVDVPCPHGGVVTARYGEEGDEVPVGAPLVAVAVAGRAGDAPAPAAASAPASASRPAAAASGAAASGAAASGAEQEGSGNVLVGYGTQAPTARRRGRVRGAGTVPGPGARPDTGPGTDPGTGAGPYRGRALYTS is encoded by the coding sequence ATGGCGGAAGTCCGCGAATTCACCCTCCCGGACCTGGGCGAGGGCCTGACCGAGGCCACCATCGTGCGATGGATGGTCGCGGTCGGCGACGTGGTCGGCGTCGACCAGCCGGTGGTCGAGGTCGAGACGGCAAAGGCGCTGGTGGACGTCCCGTGCCCGCACGGCGGCGTCGTCACCGCGCGGTACGGCGAGGAGGGCGACGAGGTGCCCGTCGGCGCGCCGCTGGTGGCGGTCGCGGTCGCGGGCCGCGCGGGGGACGCCCCCGCTCCCGCCGCGGCTTCCGCTCCGGCCTCCGCTTCCCGCCCGGCCGCCGCCGCTTCCGGGGCTGCCGCGTCCGGGGCCGCCGCGTCCGGCGCGGAGCAGGAGGGCTCCGGCAACGTGCTCGTCGGCTACGGCACCCAGGCCCCCACGGCACGCCGCCGCGGCCGCGTCCGCGGCGCCGGCACGGTGCCGGGCCCCGGCGCGCGCCCCGATACGGGCCCCGGCACGGACCCCGGTACGGGCGCGGGCCCGTATCGGGGCCGTGCGTTATACACATCC
- a CDS encoding Lrp/AsnC family transcriptional regulator → MPDEQMASPPAPDEPEDRRPPVRPLDSVDREILRLLRADGRASIRSVAEQVHVSRANAYARINRMIDDRVIRGFSARIDQERAGHGTSAYVTLKIVQDSWRAVRERLRELPGAAHMALVGGDFDVLLLVHTADNRSLRDLVLTRIQAIPEVLSTRTLLVFEETDLDPEP, encoded by the coding sequence ATGCCCGACGAACAAATGGCCAGTCCTCCCGCGCCCGACGAACCGGAGGACCGTCGTCCGCCCGTCCGCCCGCTCGACTCCGTCGACCGAGAGATCCTGCGGCTGCTGCGCGCGGACGGCCGCGCGTCGATACGTTCCGTCGCCGAGCAGGTGCACGTGTCGCGGGCCAACGCGTACGCGCGGATCAACCGGATGATCGACGACCGGGTGATCCGCGGCTTCAGCGCCCGTATCGACCAGGAGCGGGCGGGGCACGGCACGTCCGCGTACGTCACACTCAAGATCGTCCAGGACTCGTGGCGCGCCGTACGGGAGCGTCTGCGTGAGCTGCCCGGCGCCGCCCACATGGCGCTGGTGGGCGGCGACTTCGACGTACTGCTGCTGGTGCACACGGCGGACAACCGGTCCCTGCGGGACCTGGTGCTGACCCGCATCCAGGCGATCCCGGAAGTGCTGAGCACGCGCACGCTGCTGGTCTTCGAGGAAACGGACCTCGATCCGGAACCTTGA
- the pdhA gene encoding pyruvate dehydrogenase (acetyl-transferring) E1 component subunit alpha, translating into MTVLEQPGAYRLAPPPGWRPRLDPAPLLPDAEPFRLLGTDADLDPETLTRLYRELVRGRRYNEQATALTKQGRLAVYPSSAGQEAAQVAAGLVLAERDWLFPSYRDTLSAVARGLDPVEVLSLLRGDWHSGYDPRATRVAPLCTPLATHLPHAVGLAHAARLKGEDVVALALVGDGGTSEGDFHEALNFAAVWHAPVVFLVQNNGFAISVPLAKQTAAPSLAHKAVGYGMPGRLVDGNDAAAMHRALGDAVAHARRGGGPTLVEAVTYRIEAHTNADDATRYRTDDEVRAWREHDPLALLERELRSRGLLDDAGAEEAARDAEELAAGMRDRMNQDPELRPMDLFADVYAEPTAQLDAQAAQLRAELDAEAQAAAESDTESQAEARGEGGAR; encoded by the coding sequence GTGACGGTCCTCGAGCAGCCCGGTGCCTACCGTCTCGCCCCGCCGCCCGGCTGGCGCCCCCGTCTCGATCCCGCGCCGCTGCTCCCGGACGCCGAACCGTTCCGGCTGCTGGGGACCGACGCCGACCTCGACCCGGAGACGCTCACGCGGCTCTACCGCGAACTGGTCCGCGGCAGGCGGTACAACGAGCAGGCCACCGCCCTCACCAAACAGGGCAGGCTGGCCGTCTACCCGTCGTCCGCCGGCCAGGAGGCCGCCCAGGTCGCCGCCGGGCTGGTGCTGGCGGAGCGGGACTGGCTGTTCCCCAGCTACCGCGACACCCTCTCCGCCGTCGCGCGCGGCCTCGACCCGGTCGAGGTGCTGTCGCTGCTGCGCGGCGACTGGCACAGCGGCTACGACCCGCGCGCGACCCGCGTCGCCCCCCTCTGCACGCCGCTGGCCACGCACCTGCCGCACGCCGTGGGGCTGGCGCACGCCGCGCGGCTGAAGGGCGAGGACGTGGTCGCGCTCGCGCTCGTCGGCGACGGCGGCACCAGCGAGGGCGACTTCCACGAGGCGCTCAACTTCGCCGCCGTCTGGCACGCGCCGGTCGTCTTCCTCGTACAGAACAACGGCTTCGCGATCTCCGTGCCGCTCGCCAAGCAGACCGCCGCGCCCTCCCTCGCGCACAAGGCCGTCGGCTACGGCATGCCGGGCCGGCTCGTGGACGGCAACGACGCCGCGGCCATGCACCGCGCGCTCGGCGACGCCGTCGCGCACGCCCGCCGGGGCGGCGGACCGACCCTGGTCGAGGCCGTCACGTACCGCATCGAGGCCCACACCAACGCGGACGACGCCACCCGCTACCGCACCGACGACGAGGTACGGGCGTGGCGCGAGCACGATCCCCTCGCGCTGCTGGAACGTGAGCTGCGCTCCCGCGGCCTGCTCGACGACGCCGGGGCGGAGGAGGCCGCGCGGGACGCGGAGGAGCTGGCCGCGGGCATGCGCGACCGCATGAACCAGGACCCCGAGCTGCGTCCGATGGACCTGTTCGCGGACGTCTACGCGGAGCCGACCGCCCAGCTGGACGCGCAGGCCGCGCAGCTGCGGGCGGAGCTCGACGCGGAGGCGCAGGCCGCGGCGGAGTCCGATACGGAATCCCAAGCGGAGGCCCGTGGGGAAGGCGGCGCCCGATGA
- a CDS encoding HPr family phosphocarrier protein, with protein MSASSDTAPHETAAPRHESTVVLPADLHARPAGKLAQAAGQFSSAVELDHDGRTVNPTGVLAVMALGATAGSTVVVRAEGADAEEAVATLAGLLATAE; from the coding sequence ATGTCCGCAAGCTCTGACACCGCACCCCACGAGACCGCCGCACCCCGGCACGAGTCCACCGTCGTCCTCCCCGCCGACCTGCACGCGCGCCCGGCGGGCAAACTCGCCCAGGCCGCGGGCCAGTTCAGCAGCGCCGTCGAACTCGACCACGACGGCCGCACCGTCAACCCCACCGGCGTCCTCGCCGTCATGGCGCTCGGCGCCACCGCCGGCAGCACGGTGGTCGTACGCGCCGAGGGCGCGGACGCGGAGGAGGCCGTCGCCACCCTGGCCGGGCTGCTCGCCACCGCGGAGTAG